The Candidatus Methylacidiphilales bacterium genome contains the following window.
GTGATGGAAGTCACCCGGCCAAACTCGGGACGGCTGATGATTTCCTTGATTTTTTGGTTGGCCGGAAAAAACATTTTTTTGAACCCGACGCCGGTGTGGCGCCCGGTTTCCCGGCTGACGCGCATCATCTCCTCCACCTCGGACGAGGAAGCCGCGGGCGGCTTTTCGATCCAGGCATGAGCGCCGGCCCGCATGCAATCGATGGCCAGTTTCGGATAACGGGGGCGCCCATATTCGTCGTAATTTGTGACGATGAAAACCAGGTCCGGTTTTTCCTTCGCCAGCATTTCGCGGTGGTCCGTATAAGCCGATTCAGCGCCGAAAATTTTCGCGCAATCCGTTGCGCGCTTTGCATCCAGATCGCACACGGCAGTCAGGTTTACAGGCGCATACTGAAAGGTCGGGAAGACATTGCGGCAGGCGTGGCCGCCGCAGCCAATGAAGGCCGTTTTTAATTTTGCCGGGTATTCGTAGTTATACAGAATATTAAATTTGTTCATTTATGCTCCTTGGTAAGGTTCTGCCAAAATCGCCACGGTCGAAACAGGCACCCTGGGTGTTCCGCCCGGTCTGCAGGCGCCCAGAACGTAAACGGGTTGATTCATAACAATGGCGATGGCCTTTATTCACCGACCGTTTGACGGTCCGCCGAGGAAAACGCGATGAACAAAACCGCCTCGGTTTCTCCTATATTTGTGGCGTGATGCCAGATGTTGGGCGGGACGGTCACGGTATCGCCCTCGTTCATTTGCGCTTTTTCCCCACCAGGACCGGTATGTTCAATCCGTCCCTGGATGACCACGAGAATTTCAGTGCAATTCGGGTGGTAATGCCGCGGGTTGCCCTGTCCGGGCTTGAGAATGCAGCGGCCGACGGTCATTTCCGTTGAGTTGCCTAACGACAGCCCGGCAAACCAGGTCAGGTTCCCCCAGTCGAAGTCGCTTTTTGTGGCTTGTGGATATGTGAGAAGTCGGATGTCTGTTTTCATAGTGTTATGACTTTGCCTTCCCGGGCGGATTTGCGGTGGCGTCATAAAACATCTCATGTAATTCCACCCGCTTTCCTTCCGACAAAAGCGCCGCCTCATAGACCGCAACCACGTCGCGGGCAAACTCCAGCGAGCCGTCGTGCCGACGTGGGCCGCCCTGCACCTGATCGCAAAAAGACCGCAGACTGCCATAGACGCCCTGGGTCATCAGCGAGACGTTCTCCAGCGTTGAGAGAGTGTTCTGCGGCTCCCAGACAATGGCGCCCTGCTCAAAACCGCCCGGCGCGTAGGAGGTCGATACGCCATACTCAAGCCTGGCGCCACGCTGATAAGTGATTCGCAGGCAATTATCGAGCACCAGATTCGCGTCATTGGCATAGACGGTGTACATCTCATGGGGTTGAAAACGGCCGCCGCTCACAGCATGCAAAGTTCCAATCGCGCCTCCTGAGAACTCCAAAATGACTACTGAGGTGTCATGGCGTCCGTGATGCACCGTCACCGCCTCAACCGCGCCTCCCAACGCAATCATGAACGACAGCGGATGACATCCATTGCCCAGCCAGTTGGTAAATCGTCCCTCGCGCAGGACGGCCGGACCGTCGGCCGGCACCACGACCGGATACTGCGCCAGAATCGAACGCAACGGCTGGTGTTTCTCCTGGGCCAGAATCTCGCGGAACTTTTCAACCGCAGGCATGAACACCTTTTTGAAACCCACAACGGCCACCCGGTCGCCGCGCTTTCGCAACATCTCCTCGATTTGCGTGAGCCGCATCGCAGCAGGCTTTTCCATCCACACATGCAAACCGGCTGCAAATGCCTCGCACGCGAGAACGGGATGTTGCGCGGGGCCGACGCAGAGGATCACCACATCGAGCTTTTCATTGCGGTACATTTCAGCGTTGGAGGCATAGCATCGGCTCACACCGTACTCACCCGCAGTACGCTGCGCCAACTCGAGATTCACGTCGCAGAACGCCTGCACGCGCACGGGCAAATAATGCAGCGCCGGAAGAATGTTGCGGTAGCAGTGGGATCCGACGCCCACCACTCCTACGTTCAGTCTGTTTTGGAAATCCCGTTGGTAACTCATGGCATGGTTCCTTTCGTATATGCCGCATCAGCCTTCGGCGATCACCTTTCTCAGAAAGGCCATGTCGTTCTGAGTCACATTTGAGTAATCGACGCCGGGCTTGTGGTCTCCGTGACTGGAGTTCAGGCACCAGACGGGGCTGATCGCGTCACGCAGCACCTGCCGGGCAATGTCTTGCACCGGCCAGGAGGCATCAGCGAGGCTCGATTTCCATTTCAGCGATCCGCCCGGGGTTTCGCTCTGTCCGCCCTTGAAATGGACGTAGTTCATCCACGGCTTGAGTTTGTGATAGACTTCAAGGGACGGGAAGGTTCCATTGCTCCAAAGATTTTGAATGTCCCAGGTGAAGGTCGCAGTCCTTGGCCGGTCAAGCCGCTGGAAGAAATCAATGATGTTCTCCACATTGCCAAAAAGGCAGTCGTGGCATTCGTTCTCGATGGTGGTCTGGAAGCCGGCTGCCGAGATCTGATCCACCGCCTCGCGATAAAGCCCGATCATCCAGTCTGGGAAACGCCCGCTGCCTCTTGGGTCTAGCAAGCGAATCAGCTTGGGCTTCACCATCCGGGCGACTGCCAGCGTCCGCGGAAGGGCGGCCAGGGCCGAGTTACGGAAATGCGCTTCGCCCGGTGTCAGAGGTTCGTGAAAGAGTATCGTTGAGAAACAATAGGCGCTCAGTCCGCGCCGCTGCATTGCGCCGACGAGGCGTTCGGCCTCATCGGGATTCAGGTCGATGATCGATTTGCCATAGACTTGATCCTTGAGGTCCAAATCCTTGAGGCCCCATTCCACATGCCGGTCCAATGCCGGCTCGATCTCATGGCCCGCCATTGCGTTTAACATTGTCAGTCGCGGTTTCATTTTTGGCTTTTCCGCCTTGTGCGAGGAGAAGATTTTTTCGACGGCAGGGCGCGTCCGGTGAAGACCGCGAGATATTTGACCTTGGCCGTCAAAGGCTCCAGATCATGTTCCTCCTCGGAATTGAAATAGAGGGAATCTCCGGGGCCCAGGGTGTGGGTGGTGTCGCCCACCCGGTAACGCATCCGGCCCTCCAGAACATAGACAAATTCCTCACCGCAATGAGCCAGGACTCCCCGTTTGATTTTGCCCCGCTCGGCAGTGAAAATAAACGGCTGCATGATTTTATCCGCGCGTTTCGCAGCCAGGAGGTAAAATCCATAGCCCTTGTCCGTCTGTGCAGCCGCGCTATGGGTCCGCTCCCGGGCCAGACTTAGGACCGTCGGGGAATCCTGGCCGCCATCGAGAAGATTTCCCAGGCTGACGCCGAGTGCTGCGGCAATCTTAGTGAGTGTCGCCACGGGCGGCGTCGTTTTTCCCGATTCGATCTTGGAAAGGAGGCTGACGGTGAAGCCGCAGCGTTTCGAAATATCCAGCAAAGTCCGTTGCTGGCGCAGGCGCAGCCTGCGGATTCGCGAGCCCAACTCATTCATCGAATCCATCCTGATGGAACAAGGGTGTAATTCAAGTACTATTCTTGATATTCAAACAGTTTGAATTTGATTGGGTGCGAAAACAAGGGGGCCGCCGGGCGCATCGAGGGTTGACCCGGATGCAGTTGCGCCCTTATTCCGCGCGGCCTTTTGGCAAGACCCTTTGGAGGGCTTTCCAGAGGCGGGTGAAACATCCGCGCTAAGGCAACAGCACCAGCGCATGCATCATATAGTCGGTCCACTGTTGCCAGGTCAGGATTCCTTCCAGGCTGGAACCATCTTCATAGGGGCACCAGACCTTCAATCCATCCGCGTCCGCGTCCAGGAGCAGCATGCAGTGGTAAATCGCGGATAATTCCCCGTCCACAAGCATGCGTTCCGTGTAAAGAAAAATTCCGCTGACATGCCGGTCGCCATAATGACTTTGATACTTTAGCACCAGATCCTTGTCCACGGTTACGATGCTGTTTTTTGCAATGCCCAAATCCCGGGCAATCTCCAAAATCGAAAACTCATTGGTCGAACCGGGTTGCCGGAACCAGGAGGTGTATTTTCTCGAAAACTCATCCAGGAAATCGGCTTCGGCGATATCGCGGCCATTCCGCCCCGCCAATTCGATCAGACAGCGGCATGCATTTCCAAATGTGTTAAGGTTTTGCATATGAATACCTGTCCGGCGCCGTCTAACGCAGATCGGAATATAAAAGCGAAACTCTAAATATCAGGATTTCTCCAAATGCTAATCCCCCTGAATTTTTATCACCATGAGCTCATCCAAACTGCCTGATGTAATTCTGGCCTCGGGTTAAACGAAGAGCGAGTCAAATAAGCGAGGACATATCGCATATTCATCCGTTCGCACATTCCCGCTGGCTTTTACAATGGCCTCTGCTAAATTGCAGTCATGTCCCTAACCCGGATGCGAATGCCTCACCCGCTTCTGAAAAGCCCTCAAGGTACTGGACAAGAAGAGGGTAACCAAGCATCCGGGTTAAATGCAAAACCGTCTGAATGGGATTTTTTATTGAAACATAAACTCCAAATTTTGAGGCGGTTTTGCAATAGCCTGCATGCTCCCGGAGTTTTCCTTCCTCCTCGCAGGAAAGAAAGACATGCGGCGCAATTTCCAAAGAAGACTGAGGCATGCAGGCTAAAGCATCTGGTTTTGGGAGTTGGTTTTGCGTGTTTATCCCTCGCGCTCACTGCAGCCGCCGGCGACAAGGATTTCGGGCGCGACCCCGAAGCCATTTATTTCAGCGATCTTGGCGACCAAAAACCCATTATCCTCAAGGTCGAAAAAGTCGTCGGAGTTTATGCCGACCGGAACCTGAGCGCCTACATGCGCAATTTCCAGGCAGGCGATGACGTCCAATTGCTGGCCTATAACCCCGATGCCTACTTTGTCAGGCACCTCAAAAGCGGATACGAAGGCTGGGTGGCAAAGGAAAATCTCAGTAAAATCGACAAAGACCAGTTGGACACCCTTCTCGCGCGTGTGGAGGAGGAACGAAAATTTGCCGATGCCATAAAAAGGAAGGAGGTCCTGCCCGGCATGACGTTCGACCATGTCAAGGCTGCTCTGGGCAAGCCCACCAGCAAAACCTTCAGGCAGGATGAAAACGGGCGTTTTGACAAATGGTCGTACATCGATTACGAAACCCGTTATGTAAGCCAGCCGTATTTTGATTCCCGGCAAGGCGCTTATGTCAACTTGCCCGTGGCAATCAAGGTCGCCGTGGGATCTCTCAACGTGGAATTCAAGAGCGGGCGGGTCACGGCCATTGAACGCACCCGTGACAAAAACGCCGGGGCAAATTAACCCCAGAGCTGCCGGTCCAGGGAACGGTATTGCACCGCTTCACTGACATGGTCTGTCGTGACCTGTTCGGAATCCGCCAGATCCGCTATGGTGCGGGCGACTTTTAAAATCCGGTCATAGGCCCGCGCGCTGAGGTTCATATTCTCCATCGCATACTTGAGAATGTTCCGGCTGTCGTTGTCAATCGGGGCAAAGGCCTGGATTTGTTTGGGCCCCATCAGCGCGTTGCACCAGATCGCTTTTCCCGAAAAACGCCTTCGCTGGAGCTCACGCGCCTTCTCCACCCGTTCACGGATCGTCCCGGTGCTTTCACCCGAAGGAGCGGAAAGCAATTGCTCATGTTTGAGCGCCGGGACCTCAACGTGCAGGTCAATCCGGTCGAGCAGCGGCCCGGAAATCCGGTTCAAATAGCGTTGAACAGCAGTTGCCGAAACCCTCCCTTTTTGCGCATCCCCGGAACTGCCGGTGGGCGTCGGATTCATCGCCCCGACAAACATAAACCGCGCCGGAAAAGTCAGCGTTCCCGCCGCGCGCGAAATCGTCACTCTCCCGTCTTCAAGCGGCTGGCGGAGCACCTCCAGGGCCGAGCGCTTGAATTCCGGCAATTCGTCCAGAAACAAAACGCCGTTGTGCGCGAGGCTCACCTCGCCCGGCATCGGCTGGGCCGAGCCGCCTATCAATCCAATATCAGAAATTGTGTGGTGTGGAGAACGAAACGGACGCACAGCGACCAGCGCCTGCCCCGCCGGCAAAAGTCCAACCACACTGTGGATCTTGGTGGTTTCGAGAGCTTCCGGCAGGGACATGCGGGGCAGGATGCCGGGCAGGCGCTTGGCCAGCATGCTCTTTCCCGAACCCGGCGGGCCGATCATAAGCAGATTGTGGCCTCCCGCCGCGGCGATCTCCAGCGAGCGCTTGACGCTTTCCTGGCCTTTCACATCCGCAAAATCCAGATCGTTGTCATAGGCCGTCCCATTTTCAAACAGGCCTGTGCGATGAGGCGAGGCGGCAATCTCGGTTTTTTCCTCCAGAAACTCGGATGCCGATCTGAGGTTTTTGACCGGATACACATTCAGACCCTCAACCACCGACGCCTCGGCTGCATTCTCCACCGGCACCAGAATGCCTCCGAAGCCGGCCTTTTTTGCCAGCAACGCAATGGGCAGCACTCCTTTCACCCGCCGCACCGCACCCGTCAGTGCCAGTTCCCCGACGGCCAGCAGCCTTTCTTTGCGGTCATTCCGGCATTGCCCCGATGCCAGCAAAATTCCCAGGGCTATGGGCAGATCAAAACTGGGGCCTTCCTTGCGGAGATCCGCCGGAGCCAGATTGACCGTGACGCGGTTCCCCGGATGATTGTAGGCGCTGTTGAGAATGGCTGTGCGGACGCGGTCGCGCGATTCCTTGACGGCTGTATCGGGCAAACCGACCACGACGAATTCCGGCAAGCCCTGGCCCACGCAGGCGCCGACATTGACTTCGACTTCCACCGGGAAGGCCTGAACTCCAACCACGGACGCGGATTTGATCTGCGAAAGCATGAACAACCTAAACTTTTAATAAACGCAACTGTTGTTGAAATAACGCTACTGGAATGTTACGAACAGGTTACATATGAAGTGCCGTCGATTTTGTTTTTCCATTGGAAATTCTCAACGTCCTCTGGCATGATCCGCCCATGCGATCCCATTATTTTACGTTCATACTACTCCTGGTTGCGCTAACTCAGGGAGGCTTCAATCCGGCCGTGGCCGGAGAACTCGATAACCCGACCTTCATCCTCCATCTCGAAAGGTCCCACACCAAACAACTCAAGGACGATGCCAAATTGGGGCATGGCAAAACAACCGACACCACCATCAGCTTCCTGCTGGATGTTAGCAACCTGCATCCAAATCCCACCGATGAAATCCAAGCCCGGGTCTGCGTGGTCACCGAGCCTAATGACTGGAAAGACAAGCCCACCCTGACAGCCAGTATTTTGCCGGCAAAAACCGGCCTCAAGGCCGATGCTCAAACCACAGTCACGCTGAATATTGGCGAGTTGGAGGTAAAAGAGCTGAATACCACCAATGTAAATACCAACATGCTGTGGCGCGGTGGCACCAAATTGGCCGGATATCAAGTCGATATCACTTATAAAGGCCAGGTCGTGCTGACGGAAAACAGCGGCGGCGCGAAAGCGCACAAGGCGATTGAAGACCTGCTCGCCGGCAATAAATAGCGCGCTGCAATGGGAATCAAGGCTGGCTTCCCGGTTTCTCCGGTATCGGATGTGCCGTATAAGATTCATGAGTCTTATTCCGATACTGCAAACGGGCCCGCGTCATACGCTCACGCAGGCCGCCCTGTTTGAGAAAATCCTTCTCCAACCGGCGGAGCTGCTGGTCGAGCAGATAGTTCGTCTGGTGGATGAGGCAAAGCGCAATATTGGCCACGACTTCCGGCGGGCGGGTTTCCACATAAGTTCTATAAGTCTCATAGGACTGGTGAGGCTGGCAGCCGAGTTTGCGGACAAATAGAGCCTCCTTTGAGTTCTTATCCCAGATTCCAAAATCCCGCACCCGCAGAAAATCCCGGTAATCCAGGAGCAGTTCTTCCAGGCTTGCGCGGGCCACATTCGTGAGCTTGAGCTCCATTTCCTTGGAAGTGCCGGAGGCTTTGCTGGCCTCGGCAATGTTTTGTTTGCCGGATCGTGAGGCCTGCACCATCTGGTCTATGGTGCGGTCGCCTTTTCTGAGGAAACGTTGGCAGAAGCGGAAGGTGAGGTCATACACCAGCTCCGCTTTCTGGTAGGAAAGCAGTTCGGCATAGTTGCCGTGCGGGGGGAGAAGGTTTTCTTCAGACATGGGTCATGTGCGTCATATTGGACTTATTTTTAGAAATCTGCTGATTCCCATTATTTCTCATACCGCTCCTCACGAATTCCGCCGCGTCAATTCAAACGCTGCCGGGATCAGATGGCACTCCGGCGGCCCGCTCGATTTGAGAAAAACTTCCACCACATCAAAACGCACCGGCATGTCCTGCAGCTTGATTTCCTCCAGATATGCCATGGCCGTGCGCAGTATGCGGCGTTGCTTGGACGGCGTGACCGCTTCCGCCGGTGAGCCCCACGATTCCGGGCTGCGCGCCTTGACTTCCACAAACACCAGCACCCCTTTATGCCTGCAAACAAGGTCGATTTCCCCCCAGCGCGAACGGTAGTTGCGCACCAGCGGCTTGTAGTGTTGCCGCTTCAGGAAAGCACAGGCGGCTTCCTCGCCAAAATCTCCGCGCCCCTTGCGGTCACCCGGCAAACGAGAGTAGGCGCTGCGCCACGGGGGCAAAACTGCGGCGATGGATGGGGCAAGGCCCCAGGCGTTCCAAAGCCTTTTGGTGGACGGCAGTTCCGTATCCTTTGTGGCGGGCAAATCCATAACCGGGGAATTGCGCTTCCGCCTCTTCCATCAGGCGGTCGCGGGTTTCCTTGGCCAGAATTGAAGCAGCGGCAATCGACGGACATTGTGAATCTCCTTTGACAATTGCGTGAATTTTCACGGGAAGCTTCGGCATCTGCGAACCGTCAATCAGGGCCAGGTCCACCATCACTCCCACGCCCGCCAATGCGCGGGCCATGGCCAAAAAAGTCGCCTGCAATATATTTACGCGGTCCACTTCCTCGACGCTCGCCTGACCCACCGCCCAACTCAACCCGTCGGCCCCAGAAATTTCGGCATACAAACGACGACGCTCGGCACGGGACAATTTTTTGGAATCGTTAAGCCCCTCCGGCCAGGTTTCATGCTTCAGGAAAACGCAGGCCGCCGCTACAACAGGCCCCGCAAGACAACCTCGCCCGGCTTCATCAATGCCCGCAATCACCCTTGCCCCGGACTCAAGGGCCTTGTGTTCGTAATGCCAGGAAAGCCCGCTTTTCATGCCTCAAGAATGAAGCACGCCTTATTTCTTTTTCTTGGCGGCGCGGACCGGCTGCTTGCTCTTTTCTTCCGACTTCACTTCCATCGCGCCCTTGAGGCCGCGCAGGTAATAAAGACGGGAGCGGCGCACGCGTCCGGCGATTTCAACAGCAATTTTTTCGATGAACGGAGAATGCAGCGGAAACACGCGCTCCACACCCTCGCCATAGCTGATGCGGCGGACCGTGAAGGTCTCGTTCAGGCCGCGGCCTTTGCGCGCGATCACAACGCCCGAATAATTCTGGATGCGTTCCTTGTCGCCTTCCTTCACGCGGGAGGAAACCTTGATGGTGTCGCCCACCTTGAATTTGGAGACGTCCTTTTTTAACTGTTCACTTTCGATTTTGTCTATCACGTTCATCGCATATACCTTCCAATTTTTCACTCGCGAGCAGATCCTTGCGGCGTTCCAACGTCCGCCGGTCGGCCTGCTCTTTTCTCCACGCGGCAATGGCCGCATGATTGCCTGTCATCAAAATCTCCGGGACCTTTTTGCCCCGAAACTCCTCCGGACGCGTGTACTGCGGCCCTTCCAGCGCCGCCTCCGGTCCGAATGAATCCATTCTCGCCGAATCTTCGTTCCCCAGCACCCCGGGCAACAACCGCACCACCGCATCAATCACCACCAGGGCGGCAATCGTGCCGTTCGTCAGCACATAATCGCCAATCGACAATTCCTCGTCGATCCAGCCTTCGCGCACCCGTTCGTCGATGCCTTCATAATGTCCACTGACAAAAATCAACCGTGGCAGCTTTGCATACTCCAAGGCCTTGGCCTGGTCAAAGCGGGCGCCTTCGGGCGTCAAATAAATCACACGCCCCTTTCCCGGCCCCATTTCCTGCACCGCTTCCAAACATTCCACCAGAGGCTCGCACTTCATCACCATCCCGGGACCGCCCCCGAACGGACGGTCATCCACCGTGCGATGCTTGTCGTGCGCATACTTGCGAATGTCATGCACTCCGACTTGTACCTGGCCGCCCTGCTGCGCCCGTTTCAAAATACTCGATTGCAACGGGCTCTCCAGCATCTCCGGAAACAGCGTCAGAACATCAATTTTCACGCCTGTTCCGAAGGGCCCGTTTCCGCAATCTCAACAAAAATCCGTTTGTCCGTTTTGACCGATGCGGCATTGCACAGGTTGCGGATCGCGGAAATGGTTCTTCCCTTCTTTCCGATCACCCGCCCGACGTCCTGCGGGTTCAAATGCACCCAATAGGTCGAGCTGTCAGGCCTTTCCTCCACCTCGACATCCACTTCTTCCGCATGCTGCACAAGGGAGGAAACGACAAACTCCACAAAATACTTCATAGGCGGTGCCGCGCGCCATCGGGATTAGCTCGCCGCGGCGGCGGTTTTGTTGCGGGCCTTTTTAATCAGGGTTCGCACCGTGTCGGAGGCTTTCGCACCCTGGCCGATCCAGTAATCGATGCGTTCCAGCTTGAGCGCCGACTCCTGGTTTTTCTCAATCGGATCATACGAGCCGATCATTTCAATAAACTTGCCGTCGCGGGGGCTGCGTTTGTCGGCCACCACAATACGGTAGAAGGGCCGGTTTTTGGTCCCTTCACGACGAAGACGAATTACTACTGCCATAAGATCTTTCCTCTGCTGTTATTTGCCGGCCTGGCGGGTCATCCCGCCCAACAAGCGCTTCAATTTATTCTCCTGGTTTCCACCCCGGGCCAACTGTCCGACCATTTTTTTCATCGTGCGGAACCGTTGCATCAGCTCATTGACTTCCGTCACGCTGGTACCGCTTCCCGAAGCGATTCTTTGGCGCCGTTTTGCATTCAAAACGTCCGGCCGCCGCCGTTCCTGCCTGGTCATGGAGCAAACGATGGCTTCCGTCCTCTTGAACACATTATCGTCCAGAGAGAAATGTTGAATACTACCCATGCCGGGGACCATGCCAAGAAGATTTTGCAAAGGCCCAAGCTTTTTCAGTTGTTTCATCTGATCCAGAAAGTCCTGCAGGTCAAATTCCGCCTTGAACAGCTTTTCCTGCATCCGGGAGGCGTCCTCCAAATCAATCTGTTCCGTGACCTTCTCAGCCAGGCCATAAAGGTCTCCCATGCCCAGCAATCGCTGTACCAGCCGTTCGGCGCGAAAGACTTCAAACTGATCCACCCGCTCGCCCGTGCCCAGAAACTTCAACGGCATCCCCGTGACGCTTTGCAGTGAAAATGCCGCCCCGCCCCGGGCATCCCCGTCAAACTTCGACAATACAATCCCGGTCAGCGGCACCTGTTTCTGAAAGGCCTGCGCCACTTCCACCGCACTTTGGCCCAAAGCCGCATCGGCCACCAACAAGGCCTCCTGCGGGCGAATCTGGCCCATGGCCGACTTTAACTCCTCCAGCAGCTCTTGGTTGATCTCCGTTCGTCCGGCCAAATCATAAATCACGGCATTGTAGGTCCCTTTCGTGGCCTCAGTCGCGGCGGATGCCAGGTGGCCGGCAAGAGTCGCACCAGCTTCTGGGGCGAACACATCAATGCCGTTTTGCCGGCCCAGGGTCTGCAACTGTTGCACGGCCGCCGGGCGCATCAAATCCCCCGCCACCAGCAGCACCTTTTCTTTTTGCTTTTTGAGATGGAGCGCCAGCTTGGCGGCCGTGGTGGTCTTGCCCGCGCCGTTCAAGCCGCACAACGCGATCCGCAAGGGACGTTCCGAAGCCAGGCCTTTGTCCCCGCCCTGAAAAATCGCCAGCAATTCATCATGGACGATTTTGACAAATAAATCGCCGGGCCGGATGCTGTTGCGCACCTCCTCGCCCAGCGCCTTTTCCTTCACCCGGTCGCAAAACTGTTTGGCCACCTGGTAATTCACATCGGCGGCCAGCAAGGCGAGACGCACCTCGCGAAGCGCTTCCGATATGTTGGAATCCGTCAGCTTCCCATACCCGCGCAGGGTTTTGAAGACGCTTTGGAATTTTTCTGAAAGCTGGTTTAACATCGTTCCAGTTTAAAGTTTGAAGTTTCAAGTTTTAAGCTTGGCGCGCAATCCCTCCATCCTCTTCGGGAGCGCGGGCATCCTGCCCGCACCGTTGCGCATCTGGAACACTCGCGATTTATCGGAGTTGCGCAACGGATGCCTTTCAATCCGTTCCCCTCAGGGTGTGTTCCGAGCTTTGACTTCTGCATTCTGAATTCTAAATTCTAAATTCTAAATTCTATTTTTTTCCGCGTCTTTGCGACTTACGCCCTCTGCGTTAAAATTTAAAATTACTTTTCCCCGAATTCCGCCTCAATATGTTCCAAAATCACATGCAGAATCCACGTATGGATTTCCTGCACGCGCGCGGTATTGTTGCTCGGCACGATCACTTCGTAATCCGCCTGGCCCTTGGCCTTGCCGCCGCCCTTGCCCAGGAACGCAACCGTCTTGACCCCCAGCTTTTTCGCCGTTTCCAGCGCCTTCAATTGGTTGGCTGAATTGCCGCTGCCGCTGAACAGCACCAGGATGTCGCCGGGCTTGCCCAGGGCCTCCACCTGCCGGCTGAAAACCGCCTCGTAACTCCAATCGTTGGCGATGCAGGTCAAAGCCGTCACGTCCGCGACCAGCGAGATCGCCGGAAGCGCCCGCCGGTTGCCCCGGTAACGCCCCACCAGTTCCTCGGCCATGTGCAGCGCATCCGCCGCGCTGCCGCCGTTTCCGCAGGTCAGGAGCTTGTTCCCTTTGTGAAAACAGTCCGCAAATACGGGCAGGATGGCTTCCACATGGGGCAAGACCGATTTGAAACGCTGGACAACCTCGTTCAATTCCTCCAATTGTTCTTGTAAGCTGGGCATAGGACTACGTTTCTAGCGCGGCCTTCCAATTTGTCATGAAGATTATCGACCGTTATTTGGTTGTGACGCTGGTGCTGCCTTTTCTCTTTT
Protein-coding sequences here:
- the gmhA gene encoding D-sedoheptulose 7-phosphate isomerase — encoded protein: MPSLQEQLEELNEVVQRFKSVLPHVEAILPVFADCFHKGNKLLTCGNGGSAADALHMAEELVGRYRGNRRALPAISLVADVTALTCIANDWSYEAVFSRQVEALGKPGDILVLFSGSGNSANQLKALETAKKLGVKTVAFLGKGGGKAKGQADYEVIVPSNNTARVQEIHTWILHVILEHIEAEFGEK
- a CDS encoding KH domain-containing protein; its protein translation is MKYFVEFVVSSLVQHAEEVDVEVEERPDSSTYWVHLNPQDVGRVIGKKGRTISAIRNLCNAASVKTDKRIFVEIAETGPSEQA
- the rpsP gene encoding 30S ribosomal protein S16, translated to MAVVIRLRREGTKNRPFYRIVVADKRSPRDGKFIEMIGSYDPIEKNQESALKLERIDYWIGQGAKASDTVRTLIKKARNKTAAAAS
- the ffh gene encoding signal recognition particle protein, with translation MLNQLSEKFQSVFKTLRGYGKLTDSNISEALREVRLALLAADVNYQVAKQFCDRVKEKALGEEVRNSIRPGDLFVKIVHDELLAIFQGGDKGLASERPLRIALCGLNGAGKTTTAAKLALHLKKQKEKVLLVAGDLMRPAAVQQLQTLGRQNGIDVFAPEAGATLAGHLASAATEATKGTYNAVIYDLAGRTEINQELLEELKSAMGQIRPQEALLVADAALGQSAVEVAQAFQKQVPLTGIVLSKFDGDARGGAAFSLQSVTGMPLKFLGTGERVDQFEVFRAERLVQRLLGMGDLYGLAEKVTEQIDLEDASRMQEKLFKAEFDLQDFLDQMKQLKKLGPLQNLLGMVPGMGSIQHFSLDDNVFKRTEAIVCSMTRQERRRPDVLNAKRRQRIASGSGTSVTEVNELMQRFRTMKKMVGQLARGGNQENKLKRLLGGMTRQAGK
- the trmD gene encoding tRNA (guanosine(37)-N1)-methyltransferase TrmD, with the protein product MKIDVLTLFPEMLESPLQSSILKRAQQGGQVQVGVHDIRKYAHDKHRTVDDRPFGGGPGMVMKCEPLVECLEAVQEMGPGKGRVIYLTPEGARFDQAKALEYAKLPRLIFVSGHYEGIDERVREGWIDEELSIGDYVLTNGTIAALVVIDAVVRLLPGVLGNEDSARMDSFGPEAALEGPQYTRPEEFRGKKVPEILMTGNHAAIAAWRKEQADRRTLERRKDLLASEKLEGICDERDRQNRK